TGTGATACCGGATGAGCATTACAATTGCAGTGCAACAAAATCATGCGCCAGCGCTTGTCCCCCTTTTAGAGAGGAGAAGATCTCCAGCAACATCATCATCTCTCCTCTTCCACTCAATTTGTGCAACCATTCTTTACCATACctttatcataaaataaaataaattctattttatattttactattctaaACCTTATCTGTATCTTCTACGCCAAAGGCTAAAGTCATCATTACATAATACAATCTTTTTTTTTGGACAAAACAATACAATCTATTTaccaaaaacaaaaataacataTGCCTCCTTGAACTCTATTCTTAATAGGCCTAAATTAGGTCAGGTGCAAACGCTAACACTAAATGGGAAGCGAAATGAATACTAAATATAAGTTTCCAATAAACTTTCCACTAGACCAAACTAGGGTAGTCTCCTCTATTATTATTGGACTAGAATTTCCATACATTCATTGGTTGCTTATTAGTGGCAACATGTCTAGCTTGagattagttttttatttatttttttagtaggGATTAAAGGAGTGGAGTTTATAACCTATCAAGTAAATTATGTCTTCACTAATTGAATCATATAGGACCACCATTGTATAAAAGCCAGATAAATATAACttaaaagtaaatgaataaattctaaaaatatattaattaattagcacttttttgttaaaaaaataattactttaatataaatatcTCTATCATGTAAGCTTGTTATTCTGTAATTTTTCCATGTAGCCGGAGGACTTCAAAAGTAGAGGCAATTTCCTTCATCCTTCCTTCTCTACCAACTACCACTTCTTCATCTCCATTATCACTAAAAGCTGAAGGTGTATATATTTTACTAATTTGCTACCTAGCTAGCCAGTTCTTCAGAATTTTGTTAAAAGAAAACAAATGGATCATAATCCGAAACCATGTTTATGTTAGCAACTTCTTCTCTACCAACTTTTTGCTAAATCGTTTGCTAAGAGCTGAAGGTGTGGCTTGATGACTATGGTGAAAGTCTAGTGCTGTTTGCGGTGGTGTGATGGTCTAACTTTGCTTGTTGGGGTGCTTAGCCACGACGACTATAGTGAAACGTTGGTGCTATTTGTGGCAGTGTCGTGATGTGACTTTGCTTATTTGAAGGTTTCACTTTTATTATTtggttattgattttttttttactgttcAATTGTTTGGTTACTTTAATCTCCTTTTCCAATTGCACCGTGGGTTATGGTCCAATTGGGATGGACCATAATAGAAGGAAAGCGAACATGAGTATATTTTTTTGACAcatcattttaataaataaatatatatattatattaaaatacaaaatttttaaaaaaaattaaaaaatttcaagtttAAATTTCAAACGGGTCAattgtattaatatattttatttaaagaaagaattattttattttaaaaattaaatttcatgaaacttttatattttatgtcaatttttaaataatatttaattttttaaaaacaatcactaaaatttattatattatcagaAAAGTTATGacatttctatatattttttaaattttattaaatttatgtagtttattttataaatttatgcaaAGTAgaagttaattattttatgaaaaaatattaaactaataaaatcaattataatagttaaGGAATAACCACGATATTAATTTAAGATATTAATTATCTCGTAAATCACTTAGAACATATTTAGCattgagtttaaaaattaaaaaaagtattctttttagaaaaagaattattttagatattgttgaaaaaagaaatttagaaaaaagctgttttattattttagttttcttatagctaaattatatttaaaataattttttaatattttaaaataatatatttaaaaataatttttgcaaCAATAATCCCAAACGGATCCTTACCAGCCTGGGTATTTACAGATAATAAAGCTGCTAGCTAACAAGATTATTTCCATTTACAACAGCTTGTAATTGCTTATCGATAGCTTCAAAGCATTAAGAGTTCCGATTGCTacaaagaagaagaacaagtcaTTTACAGGTAAGCAAATTGCATTTATTcttaagttatttttattttaatatttaaattataaaattaatattttattattaaaattacaatcAGAAAATTATAGATTGatttagaaaaagaaattaatttatttaaactttctaaaaataatttaaggaTAAAGTTAAGCtttattctaaaaaatattatattatgttgtaataattaataaattattatataaatttaaaatgttgatttattttgttttactttaaaaaaatttaactaatgagattattataaatttatgatgAATGAAAAGAACATAATTTTTGCAAGTCTAACCATATTAGTAAATTTTGTCAGaatgtgattaaaaaaattcatactaccattaaaaatttaattgagtgatttaaaataaataattataaaaaaatgctagattatttgaaaataatttaaaatctctatttcttaatttattttgatacaCTTTTAATTTGGATCAATTACTATaatacataataatttaaaaaatttcatacaaaGACAATGCTGCcattttatttatatgaaaatgtatgtattaacaaaaataataaaatcagaaaaactaaatataaaactttaaatataactaaaaaattgtcaattattttttaaatatttcaaaagaaaagaaaaagttaaaatacttaataaaattactatatttttaatttaataaatatatttatattcattaattaaattattaatattatttttgtaaaCATCCCCGTTATGCACGGAAATTCAAACTAGTTTTATTCATAAATGGGTGATAAAGAGAGGTTCCTAGCATTTCATTTccataaaatcataataaaaaaattattattttgtttgaagagtataaaaaaatttattagttaatttttaattttaaaaaatatattaaatatgattaaaattttaaaaaattattacttctttaattttatatttttttatttcttttaaaattattatctatttttttttaatattacaataatatataaatggattattataattttattatattatatttttaaaataaaataaatataattaaaaaattaataaaaattttatatttttaattatataaaaatataaaataaataaaattgtaaaaaggTAAAATGGATAAAGATGATTCAGtgtataattttaatagtttattattaaaaaaaaatgcaaagggctaattaataaaattaaaaactaaaatattaaagacACTAATTACCTGATTTTAAAGCCTTAGCGCGTGTAGCGTATGGCATTGACTTTTTTAGCTTCCTAAGATATCCTCAAAGCGTCTCGTCTCCTCCCAGTTCCGGCAATACATTGGTCACAGTACACTTACTCTGTTTCTTTTTCAAGGAAAATTATGTCTGTCATTGGAGAGGCTGCTTTATCTGCTTTCATGCAAGTGTTATTTCAGAAGTTGGCATCCCCAGATTTACTCAACTTTGCACGTCAAAAGCCAGTCCATTCTGAGattaagaagtgggagaaaatcCTACTCGAGATTCGAGCTGTGCTTGATGACGCAGAAGACAAGCAGATGACAAATCAATCACTAAGAATCTGGCTGAGCGACCTCAAAGACCTTGCTTATGATGTGGAGGATGTCTTGGATGAGTTTGCCACTGAATCTTTGAGACGCAGGTTGACGGGAGATCCTGAAGCCAACACAGATAAGCTTCCAGAAAAACTCTTTTCTACTTCTTGTGCATGTGCTTGCTTAAATCCAAGATGTGCCGTCTTTAATTCTAAGATGAACTCCAAGATAAAGGAGATCACTAATAGATTAGAAGACATTGAAATGAGGAGAAACAAATTGGGTTTGAAAGAGAACATTGTTGGGGGGACGTCTAGTAAGGTACGGCAGCGAGTTCCCAGTACGTGTTTGCAAGATGAGCCTCAAGTGTATGGTAGAGATGAAGACAAAATTAAGATACTAGAGTTGCTTTTAAGGGATGACACTAGCGATGCAAAACTCGGGGTGATCCCCATTGTTGGAATGGCTGGGGTTGGGAAAACAACACTCGCCCGGCTTTTATATAATGACGAAGCATTGCAACATTTTCATCCGAAAGCTTGGGTTTGCGTGTCTGATGAATTCGACATTATGAGAACAACTAAGGGAATCCTTGAGTCGATTACTTCACAGCCCTGTGATCTAAATGAGTTTAATGAGGTTCAACTCAAACTGCAGAAAGAATTATCCGGCAAAAAGTTTTTGATCATTTTAGATGATGTTTGGAGTGATAATTATGTGGACTGGAACATTCTACGTTTCCCATTTATGGATGGAGCATGGGGAAGTAAAATAATTGTGACAACGCGAAATATAGCTACAGCACAAATGATGGGAACGGTTGAATGTCACAATTTGAGACGAATTTCTGATGATGATTGTTGGCTTGTGTTTTGTAGGCATGCATTTGAAAATCGAAATACTAGTGTACATCCAAATTTTGAAGTTACTGGTAGAAAAATTGTCAAATATAGGTGTGGGGGCTTGCCTTTAGCTGCAAGGACCCTAGGTGGCCTTTTACGCTCAAAACAAAGAGAAGATGAGTGGGAAGATGTTTTAAACAGTAAAATATGGACTTTAAAAGGGGACAATGGTGACATCCTTCCTGTCTTAAGATTAAGTTATTATCACCTTCCTTCACATTTAAAGAGGTGTTTTGCTTATTGTGCCATAATCCCCAAGGATTATGAATTTGAGGAGAAAGAACTAGTCCTCTTGTGGATGGCAGAGGGTTTAATTCAGGAGCAGGACGATAAAAAGCACTTGGAAGAATTTGGTAGTGAGTATTTTCGGGATCTAGTATCAAGATCAATGTTCCAAGCATCAGATACCAGTGAATCCCGTTTTGTAATGCATAACCTCGTGAGTGATTTAGCTCAGAAGGTTGCAGAAGGATCATGTTTTCGATTGGAGGATGAGTCAATAGTCAGGGAACAATCCAAAATAGAGAGAGCCCGTCATTGTTCTTATATTCGGGGCTATTGTGATGGCAATAAAAGATTTGAACCCTTCTACAAGGTCAAAGGTTTGCGAACTTTCTTACCTCTATCACTAAGAAGGGGCCTAGAAAGCTTTGTGGCAAATAATATTCCTTCTGAGTTGTTATCAAAATTAAGAAGTTTAAGGGTGCTATCTTTCAGTGACTACAACATAACTGAGCTGCCAGATTCAATTGGTGGTTTGAAACTATTGAGGTATCTCGACCTTTCAAATACTAAAATCAGAACTTTACCCGAGTCAACAACGTCACTCTACAATCTGCAGACCCTTATGTTGAGAGAATGTTCTCGTCTCAGGAAACTGCCTTCAAGGATGGAAAATCTTATCAATCTTTTACATCTTGATATTGTAGGAGTACAGTTAGCAGAAGGGATGCCATCTGGAGTAAAAGAGTTGAAAAGTCTTAGGACACTATTTGATTTTTCTGTGAGCAAAGATAATGAAGCTGGCATAACAGCCTTGATGAACTTGAACTTTCTTCAAGGGTCGCTTCGCATTTTAGACTTGGAGAATGTGACTAATGCTCACGATGCCAGAGATTCCCAGTTAAGAGATAAGAATTTAGATGTTTTGTCCCTAAAATGGGGTTACAAAAATGATAATGCACGAGATGAAAAACTAGAAAGAGATGTGCTTGATGGGTTGCAACCTCAAACAAATTTGAAAAAACTCTCTATAAGTGGCTATTGGGGTACCAGATTTCCATCATGGTTAGGAGATCCTTCCTTTCATAATCTAGTGCTCCTCAGGTTAGAAAATTGCAACAAATGCACATCCTTGCCACAGCTTGGGATGTTACCCTCTCTCAAGGACTTGGTCATTATTGGAATGTCTAGTATAAAAAGAGTTGGTCAAGAGTTTTATGGGGAGAGTTGCTCAACTCCTTTTCCAGTTCTTGAGACTCTCCGCATCTGGAATATGTATGAATGGGAAGAGTGGAATCCGTCTGGTGTTGAATTTCCAACCTTGCACGAGCTTTACATTGAATATTGTCCCAAGTTGTTAGGAGAAATACCTAAATGTCTTTCTTCATTAAAGAAGCTTGTGATTCGTGGATGTCTACAATTGGTAGTTTCACTTCAAAGCCTTCCAAAGGCCTCTGAGTTGGAAATTGAAAGATGCAAAGAAGTGGATTGTAGCTGTATGGTAGATTTTGGCTCGCTGAAGTCCATGGTTCTCTCTGAAATCTCTAGGTTAACATCTGTAACAGAATGTTTCATGCAAGTGTTAAGAAGGGTCAAAGATCTGAAGGTTAGTGGAGATGTGTTTGTGTCATTGCTTCCAGTCAATTCTGATGTAACAGAGAAACAAAAGCAATCGGTGCAACAAGGGTCAGCTGATAGTCAACTTGAGTTTTTGACATTAACTGATTGTGAGAATTTCCCTCAATGTCTTCATAACATTATGTCCCTTAGAGAGCTTATAATTGAAGACTGCCCAAGACTTGTTTCTTTCCCGAAAGCTGGTTTTCCTTCCATGCTGAGAGTGATTGGTATCAGTAACTGCAATGCTCTAACTTCTTTACCAGATGCAGTGAGTTTCAGCAAGTTCCTTGAACACTTGGAAATTGAAAGCTGTGATTCTTTGGTGTCCCTTGGAAGAGGCCAACTACCTCCAGCCCTAAAAAGACTGCAGATCATATCTTGCAAGAGTTTGCAGAATTTACTGAGTGAGGGGTCTTCTCTTTCCTCTTCAAAGAGACCAAAGGATGAGGAGAATGTTGGCTGCGGAAAAATTACATCTATTCTTGAGTTTTTATCAGTTGACTACTGTCCCTCTCTTACTTCCTTAGGGGAGTTACCTGATTCCCTTCAGCACTTAGACATTGGTTATTGTTCAGAGATCATTTCCTTATCATCAGGAGGCAACTTACCAGCCAGTCTTAAGTTCCTTAAGGTTTCATTTTGTTCAAAGTTGGAGTCAATAGCTGAGAGGTTCGACAACACCACATTTCTTGAATATATTGAGATCAGTCATTGCAATGATCTTGTGTCTTTACCTGATGGCTTGCACAAGCTCATCAATCTCCATGAGATTAGTATAATCAACTTACCATGTCTTGTTTTCCTCCCATGGGGAGGGTTGCCCacaacatatttaaaaaatttttgggTCCAAGGCTGTGAGAAACTTCAGTCCCTTCCTGATTATGTGCACAACCTCACAACACTTCAAGAACTGGTTATACATGATTGTCCAGGCATTGTATCCTTTCCAGAAGAAGGCTTTCCTACCAAACTAATTTCACTTTCAGTTTCCAACCTCAAATTATCAAACTCACTGTTTGCATGGGGTTTACACAGACTAACTTCTCTTAGATCACTTTGTATTGAAGGCGGTTGTCCTGATGTGGTGTCATTCCCAAATGATGAGATAGGCATGGTGCTGCCTTCCTCTCTTGTTGATTTGGCCATTAAAGACGTACCAAATCTGAAATATCTCTCCACCAGTGGGTTTCAAAACCTTGCCATGCTTCAAGTTCTGTGTCTTCGTAATTGCCCCAAGCTAGTCTTCTTTCCCAAGAGGGGTCTGCCTCTCTCACTTATGCAGTTATACATCTTTGATTGTCCTCTGCTAAAACAGAGGTGTCAGAAGGATAAAGGGAAAGAGTGGTCCAAGATAGCCCACATTCCTCGAGTTCAGATAGATTGGAGATCTGCGTTCGAGCCAGGTAAATCAATTTGAGAATAAACTCAGAGCAATTATCTACTGTTTATGGATCAATGAAGTTTCATATTCTGTTTTTGCTATGCTTTATATGTAGAGGTTAAAGCCCAATCCTGAGTAGTATGCAAGAATGTCTGGCACAATGATAGAACTTTTCATTAAACAGCCACTGTAATACAATTCATTGAATCTGACAAGCCAATTCAGCCAATGATTGCCATTATATTTGCAAATATTTTTTGCTACAAGCAACTAGGGAAGGAAGGGTTGTTTGTTTTGAATAGCTTCATTTTTCAAGGTTCCACTGATTGCAATTATGATCAATATTAGGTCCTACTTGTATAATAAATAGACTGCTTTTTCTCTCAGACAATTTGATTTTCTGGCACAGATGATATCTAAATGATAAAAACGAAGGGAGATTCATTTTTCTTGATGTCTATTGACATTGGCATGCATAATCACTGGAAATCCACACTTCTTCCAATTGGTAAGTGAGAATGGTTAATTTCTAGGTTTCTTTATCTGCTGTGCtttactttttatttctttcagtTCAGACTGTTGGATATTGCAAATTCTTTGTTCACCTGAGCTGTCCGATCTGCACGCTATGGATAATAATTCAAATCATCAgagtaaattttatgaaaaattgaaGTCTGCACACTAGCA
This is a stretch of genomic DNA from Manihot esculenta cultivar AM560-2 chromosome 2, M.esculenta_v8, whole genome shotgun sequence. It encodes these proteins:
- the LOC110605663 gene encoding putative disease resistance RPP13-like protein 1; the protein is MSVIGEAALSAFMQVLFQKLASPDLLNFARQKPVHSEIKKWEKILLEIRAVLDDAEDKQMTNQSLRIWLSDLKDLAYDVEDVLDEFATESLRRRLTGDPEANTDKLPEKLFSTSCACACLNPRCAVFNSKMNSKIKEITNRLEDIEMRRNKLGLKENIVGGTSSKVRQRVPSTCLQDEPQVYGRDEDKIKILELLLRDDTSDAKLGVIPIVGMAGVGKTTLARLLYNDEALQHFHPKAWVCVSDEFDIMRTTKGILESITSQPCDLNEFNEVQLKLQKELSGKKFLIILDDVWSDNYVDWNILRFPFMDGAWGSKIIVTTRNIATAQMMGTVECHNLRRISDDDCWLVFCRHAFENRNTSVHPNFEVTGRKIVKYRCGGLPLAARTLGGLLRSKQREDEWEDVLNSKIWTLKGDNGDILPVLRLSYYHLPSHLKRCFAYCAIIPKDYEFEEKELVLLWMAEGLIQEQDDKKHLEEFGSEYFRDLVSRSMFQASDTSESRFVMHNLVSDLAQKVAEGSCFRLEDESIVREQSKIERARHCSYIRGYCDGNKRFEPFYKVKGLRTFLPLSLRRGLESFVANNIPSELLSKLRSLRVLSFSDYNITELPDSIGGLKLLRYLDLSNTKIRTLPESTTSLYNLQTLMLRECSRLRKLPSRMENLINLLHLDIVGVQLAEGMPSGVKELKSLRTLFDFSVSKDNEAGITALMNLNFLQGSLRILDLENVTNAHDARDSQLRDKNLDVLSLKWGYKNDNARDEKLERDVLDGLQPQTNLKKLSISGYWGTRFPSWLGDPSFHNLVLLRLENCNKCTSLPQLGMLPSLKDLVIIGMSSIKRVGQEFYGESCSTPFPVLETLRIWNMYEWEEWNPSGVEFPTLHELYIEYCPKLLGEIPKCLSSLKKLVIRGCLQLVVSLQSLPKASELEIERCKEVDCSCMVDFGSLKSMVLSEISRLTSVTECFMQVLRRVKDLKVSGDVFVSLLPVNSDVTEKQKQSVQQGSADSQLEFLTLTDCENFPQCLHNIMSLRELIIEDCPRLVSFPKAGFPSMLRVIGISNCNALTSLPDAVSFSKFLEHLEIESCDSLVSLGRGQLPPALKRLQIISCKSLQNLLSEGSSLSSSKRPKDEENVGCGKITSILEFLSVDYCPSLTSLGELPDSLQHLDIGYCSEIISLSSGGNLPASLKFLKVSFCSKLESIAERFDNTTFLEYIEISHCNDLVSLPDGLHKLINLHEISIINLPCLVFLPWGGLPTTYLKNFWVQGCEKLQSLPDYVHNLTTLQELVIHDCPGIVSFPEEGFPTKLISLSVSNLKLSNSLFAWGLHRLTSLRSLCIEGGCPDVVSFPNDEIGMVLPSSLVDLAIKDVPNLKYLSTSGFQNLAMLQVLCLRNCPKLVFFPKRGLPLSLMQLYIFDCPLLKQRCQKDKGKEWSKIAHIPRVQIDWRSAFEPDDI